A genomic stretch from Setaria viridis chromosome 1, Setaria_viridis_v4.0, whole genome shotgun sequence includes:
- the LOC117853187 gene encoding LOW QUALITY PROTEIN: E3 ubiquitin-protein ligase BRE1-like 2 (The sequence of the model RefSeq protein was modified relative to this genomic sequence to represent the inferred CDS: substituted 1 base at 1 genomic stop codon), with product MVRTIADIEESENRARNQAEYLRSSLEEHSLELXVKAAGEAEAACQQRLSFAEAELEELRAKVDASERDVVELKEAIRIKEAEGDAYISDIETIGQAYEDMQTQNQHLLEQLADREDFNIKLVSDSVKMKQASSSLLSEKLMLEKQLQQVHTSLESSKLKMARGEEQMKTCVEQAIKTSAENRHLTISLERAVLDVSNTEKELKWFRSSVGSSEKDYEQTQQKISEMRMLLENEKSERRRLEEQYEEVKNEVMELTSETEETTIQKLQDEIKECKAILKCGVCFARPKERFTPYFTSSCFVVNLLDVVITKCFHLFCSPCIQRNLEIRHRKCPGCGTPFGQNDVREAKI from the exons ATGGTGAG GACAATTGCTGATATTGAAGAATCAGAAAACCGAGCTCGCAATCAAGCTGAATATTTGAGGAGCAGTCTAGAGGAGCatagtcttgagctttgagtAAAAGCGGCAGGTGAAGCTGAAGCTGCATGCCAGCAAAGGCTTTCCTTTGCTGAAGCAGAACTGGAAGAGTTAAGGGCCAAAGTAGATGCATCTGAAAG AGATGTTGTGGAACTCAAGGAGGCGATAAGAATTAAAGAGGCTGAAGGAGATGCCTATATTTCTGATATTGag ACAATCGGTCAAGCATATGAAGACATGCAAACACAAAATCAGCATCTTCTTGAACAGCTTGCTGATAGAGAGGACTTTAACATAAAG CTGGTATCCGATAGTGTGAAGATGAAGCAAGCTTCTAGTTCCCTTCTCTCTGAAAAGCTTATGTTGGAGAAACAACTCCAGCAAGTTCATACTTCACTGGAGTCATCCAAACTGAAAATGGCCCGTGGTGAAGAGCAG ATGAAGACTTGTGTAGAACAAGCTATAAAAACATCAGCTGAAAACAGACATCTTACGATTAGCCTGGAAAGGGCTGTGCTGGACGTATCCAACACAGAGAAGGAGCTCAAGTGGTTTCGGTCCTCTGTTGGATCCTCTGAGAAAGATTATGAGCAGACTCAGCAAAAGATATCTGAGATGAGGATGTTGCTAGAGAATGAGAA GAGTGAGAGGCGGCGGCTTGAGGAACAATATGAAGAGGTGAAAAACGAAGTTATGGAGCTGACTTCTGAGACTGAAGAGACTACTATCCAGAAGCTCCAGGATGAAATAAAAGAATGCAAGGCTATTCTCAAGTGTGGCGTCTGCTTTGCCCGGCCTAAAGAG AGATTTACACCTTACTTCACAAGCTCCTGTTTCGTTGTTAATCTCTTGGAT GTTGTGATTACCAAATGTTTCCACCTATTCTGCTCACCATGCATCCAGAGGAACCTTGAGATTCGCCACCGGAAATGTCCCGGCTGTGGAACTCCATTCGGGCAAAATGACGTTCGGGAGGCGAAGATATGA